In the Xiamenia xianingshaonis genome, one interval contains:
- a CDS encoding amidohydrolase family protein: MLFANIALVDDSFQYREGQWVGVRDGVIAYVGDEAPESETAAAFGEVYDGTDRLLMPAFYNAHSHAPMTLLRGYAENLPLQAWLNDAVFPFEAKITPEDCYWATMLACAEMARFGVVSFSDMYYHMEMGARAVLEAGMKANLSDTLIAFGGEGLADLPLYEQNEMLLAKWHGAGQGRVLIDCNIHAEYTTNPGAIRDVVAYAKAHGLRIQVHVSETKLEHEECRQRRGGMTPVAYLDSLGVFDVPCTAAHCVWVDGSDIETLVEKGVFVAANPASNMKLGSGFAPYGAMLDAGVRLCLGTDGMASNNSHDLMQDMYLLALAGKGAALDPAAVTPQQAIRAATREGALSQGRADCGLVKQGMRADLCVLDVSGPSWAPMTNPLVNLVYSGHGSDVALTMCDGEVVYRDGAWPTIDVARTKAEVSARTRRIQAELAD; the protein is encoded by the coding sequence ATGCTCTTCGCCAACATCGCGCTCGTCGACGACTCCTTCCAGTACCGCGAAGGGCAGTGGGTCGGCGTGCGGGACGGCGTGATCGCCTACGTTGGCGACGAGGCGCCCGAGTCGGAGACGGCGGCGGCGTTCGGCGAGGTGTACGACGGCACGGACCGGCTGCTCATGCCGGCGTTCTACAACGCCCACTCCCACGCGCCCATGACGCTTTTGCGCGGCTATGCCGAAAACCTGCCGCTGCAAGCTTGGCTCAACGACGCGGTGTTCCCGTTCGAGGCGAAGATCACGCCCGAGGACTGCTATTGGGCGACGATGCTCGCGTGCGCCGAGATGGCGCGTTTTGGCGTCGTCAGCTTTTCGGACATGTACTACCACATGGAGATGGGCGCCCGCGCCGTGCTCGAGGCGGGCATGAAGGCGAATCTGTCCGACACGCTCATCGCGTTCGGCGGCGAGGGGCTGGCCGACCTGCCGCTGTACGAGCAGAACGAGATGCTGCTTGCGAAATGGCACGGAGCGGGGCAGGGCCGCGTTTTGATCGACTGCAACATTCACGCGGAATACACGACCAACCCGGGCGCCATCCGGGACGTCGTGGCCTACGCGAAGGCGCATGGGCTGCGCATCCAGGTGCACGTGTCCGAGACGAAGCTTGAGCACGAAGAGTGCCGGCAGCGCCGCGGCGGCATGACGCCGGTGGCCTATCTTGACTCGCTCGGCGTGTTCGACGTGCCGTGCACGGCCGCCCATTGCGTGTGGGTCGATGGGTCCGACATTGAGACACTGGTCGAAAAAGGCGTGTTCGTCGCGGCGAACCCGGCGTCGAATATGAAGCTGGGAAGCGGGTTTGCGCCCTATGGCGCGATGCTGGACGCCGGCGTGCGCCTGTGCCTGGGCACCGACGGTATGGCCTCGAACAACAGCCACGACCTGATGCAGGACATGTATCTGCTGGCGCTCGCGGGCAAGGGCGCGGCGCTTGATCCGGCGGCCGTGACGCCGCAGCAGGCGATTCGGGCCGCTACGCGCGAGGGGGCGCTGTCGCAGGGGCGTGCCGACTGCGGGCTGGTGAAGCAGGGCATGCGGGCCGACCTGTGCGTGCTCGACGTGTCCGGCCCGTCGTGGGCGCCGATGACGAATCCGCTTGTGAACCTGGTGTATTCCGGCCACGGCAGCGACGTGGCGCTGACGATGTGCGACGGCGAGGTCGTCTACCGCGACGGCGCGTGGCCGACCATCGACGTTGCGCGGACGAAGGCGGAAGTCTCGGCGCGCACCCGGCGCATCCAGGCCGAACTGGCGGACTGA
- the cysS gene encoding cysteine--tRNA ligase, whose product MIRLYDTKVRDKVDFNSLERGKVGMYVCGPTVYNYIHLGNARTFISFDVVRRYLEWRGFDVTFVQNITDVDDKIINKANEEGRSAAEVAAEYTEAFIEDMRAVNVQDPTIRPKATEEIPAMIELVQELVDTGHAYEVDGDVYFSVRSYPEYGELSGRNVDEMEGGHRELRADGKGVEDRKRDPLDFALWKAAKPGEPAWESPWGMGRPGWHIECSAMSRKYLGLPFDIHGGGADLVFPHHENESAQAKAACGCGFANHWMHGGMLQVNSEKMSKSLGNFMLLREALKTTRPEVLRFLMLQTHYRSPLDFSDERLDEAAASLGRIENAVRNLKWALENVQDIPSPLDTRKLMDLGREARTNYILAMDDDFNAPRALGVVFDFVTDVNTMVGDKTISLSDVPAVKDALETIVTLMAVFGVEIALDAQGEGAADYPAEVLGLAADLAGYSGDDAQAAVDALLAARADARAAKDWGTADAVRDGLVGLGFVIEDTPQGARVTYEG is encoded by the coding sequence ATGATCAGGCTTTACGATACCAAAGTGCGCGACAAGGTGGATTTCAACTCGCTTGAGCGGGGCAAGGTCGGCATGTACGTGTGCGGTCCGACGGTGTACAACTACATCCATTTGGGCAACGCGCGCACGTTCATTTCCTTCGACGTCGTTCGCCGCTATTTGGAATGGCGCGGCTTCGACGTCACGTTCGTGCAGAATATCACCGACGTGGACGACAAGATCATCAACAAGGCCAACGAAGAGGGCCGCAGCGCCGCAGAAGTGGCTGCCGAATACACCGAGGCGTTCATCGAAGACATGCGGGCCGTGAACGTGCAGGACCCCACCATCCGCCCGAAGGCCACCGAGGAAATTCCCGCGATGATCGAGCTTGTGCAGGAACTGGTCGACACCGGGCACGCCTACGAGGTGGACGGCGACGTGTACTTCAGCGTGCGGTCCTATCCCGAATACGGCGAGCTGTCCGGCCGCAACGTCGACGAGATGGAAGGCGGCCATCGCGAGCTTCGGGCCGACGGCAAGGGCGTGGAGGACCGCAAGCGCGACCCCCTCGATTTCGCGCTGTGGAAGGCGGCCAAGCCTGGCGAGCCGGCGTGGGAATCCCCCTGGGGCATGGGCCGTCCGGGCTGGCACATCGAATGCTCGGCCATGTCGCGCAAGTATCTGGGGCTTCCGTTCGACATCCACGGCGGCGGCGCCGACCTGGTGTTTCCGCACCATGAGAACGAAAGCGCCCAGGCCAAGGCAGCGTGCGGGTGCGGTTTTGCGAACCATTGGATGCACGGCGGCATGTTGCAGGTCAATTCCGAGAAAATGTCGAAGTCACTCGGCAACTTCATGCTGCTGCGCGAGGCGTTGAAGACCACGCGTCCCGAAGTGCTGCGCTTTTTGATGCTGCAGACGCACTACCGAAGCCCGCTCGACTTTTCCGACGAGCGCTTGGACGAGGCGGCGGCGTCCCTTGGCCGCATTGAAAACGCCGTGCGCAACCTGAAGTGGGCGCTTGAAAACGTGCAGGACATTCCCTCGCCGCTCGACACGCGCAAGCTCATGGACCTGGGCCGCGAGGCTCGCACGAACTACATCCTCGCCATGGACGACGACTTCAACGCGCCGCGCGCGCTTGGCGTCGTGTTCGACTTCGTGACCGACGTGAACACCATGGTGGGCGACAAGACCATTTCGCTGTCGGACGTGCCGGCGGTCAAAGACGCGCTGGAGACCATCGTCACGCTCATGGCGGTCTTCGGCGTCGAGATCGCGCTCGATGCGCAAGGTGAAGGCGCTGCCGACTATCCGGCGGAAGTGCTTGGCCTGGCGGCTGATTTGGCCGGCTATTCCGGCGACGACGCGCAAGCCGCCGTGGACGCGCTGCTGGCGGCCCGCGCCGACGCCCGCGCCGCGAAGGACTGGGGTACGGCCGACGCGGTGCGCGACGGCCTGGTCGGTCTGGGCTTCGTCATCGAGGACACCCCGCAGGGCGCCCGCGTGACCTACGAAGGCTAG
- a CDS encoding class B sortase codes for MRTPRPTSSKLVGALLVALSAVLFAAAGASALWLCSCRELATNPAPSSCPSAAALARTPPTPLDPYADFPEVDWHFWQGVNPAIVGWVTVPGTSVDLPIVQAPADDPTYYLSHDVYGNWSVYGCPYLDAACARNGFRSKNAVVSGHSLRFDGSMFTPIASFADPVWASVHRQVWLQTPDEKMRLLVRAADVVAGRQAAKVTAFSSDDAFAAWWRSALEGADMALEPAAAVPERAVTLVTCSYLYNPEDERCTVFCSEQEQPR; via the coding sequence GTGCGCACGCCGCGCCCCACGTCGTCAAAGCTGGTCGGAGCGCTGCTCGTGGCGCTTTCGGCCGTGCTGTTCGCCGCCGCCGGAGCATCTGCCCTGTGGCTGTGCTCCTGCCGCGAACTCGCGACGAACCCCGCTCCCTCCTCCTGCCCTTCCGCCGCCGCGCTGGCCCGCACGCCGCCGACGCCGCTCGACCCCTATGCCGACTTTCCCGAGGTCGACTGGCACTTCTGGCAAGGCGTGAATCCTGCCATCGTCGGGTGGGTGACCGTCCCCGGAACCTCGGTCGACTTGCCCATCGTGCAGGCTCCGGCCGACGACCCAACCTACTACCTCTCCCACGACGTGTACGGCAACTGGTCGGTCTACGGCTGCCCCTATCTGGACGCCGCCTGCGCCCGCAACGGCTTCCGTTCGAAAAACGCCGTCGTCTCCGGCCATTCGCTGCGCTTTGACGGGTCCATGTTCACGCCGATAGCGTCTTTCGCCGACCCCGTCTGGGCGAGCGTCCATCGACAGGTCTGGTTGCAAACGCCGGATGAGAAGATGCGCCTGCTCGTGCGCGCCGCCGACGTGGTGGCCGGACGCCAAGCCGCGAAGGTCACGGCGTTTTCGAGCGACGACGCTTTTGCAGCATGGTGGCGCAGCGCGTTGGAAGGCGCCGATATGGCGCTCGAACCTGCCGCCGCCGTGCCCGAACGAGCCGTCACGCTCGTCACGTGCTCCTACCTCTACAACCCCGAAGACGAGCGGTGCACGGTCTTCTGCTCTGAACAGGAGCAGCCCCGCTGA
- a CDS encoding CDP-alcohol phosphatidyltransferase, which produces MGRKAVEELDINAEELSTYLHAKHSVYMDYQGASYYITDANDQYWRAQDATQLNEKGHYIDASELVPTLSEFLTLPFLDGASVTDVFPEATFYASVKDEA; this is translated from the coding sequence ATGGGCAGGAAAGCAGTGGAGGAGCTCGACATCAACGCAGAAGAGCTTTCGACGTATCTTCATGCAAAGCACTCGGTCTACATGGACTACCAGGGCGCGTCCTATTACATCACGGACGCCAACGACCAGTACTGGCGCGCGCAAGACGCGACGCAGCTCAACGAGAAGGGGCATTACATCGATGCCAGCGAGCTGGTGCCGACGCTCAGCGAGTTTTTGACGCTCCCGTTCCTTGATGGGGCATCCGTCACGGACGTCTTTCCCGAGGCGACGTTCTACGCTTCGGTGAAAGACGAGGCTTAG
- a CDS encoding U32 family peptidase, whose protein sequence is MPTSPVALSGRSRCRQLELLAPAGGMAQLKTALRFGADAVYLACDRFGMRQRADNFTLPQVKEAVELAHGQGAKVFVTLNTLMDDDDVEALPEYLEALADARVDAFIVSDLGAFSLAQRYAPTVDLHVSTQASVANAEAARRWHDMGAVRVVCAREMSLDAIATLRAKAPATLEIEAFVHGAMCMAVSGRCLISSAMTGRSGNKGHCTQPCRWSYALVEETRPNVFYPIEEDVRGTYVMNAQDLNMLEHLDELACAGVDSIKIEGRNKRSFYVATVVHAYRQVLDGADPAQVAPELYTISHRPYGTGFYFGRPDQSPERDGYVKECLHAATVTDCRANGDGSFRIEAVCHNRFFPGAELELLSPRQSVEALRPQGVCWLPRDPETGATLPPVPVEVANRAAERYAFTSPIPAEAGDFLRSRIDP, encoded by the coding sequence ATGCCGACGTCGCCTGTCGCGTTGTCTGGACGTTCGCGTTGCCGCCAGCTGGAGCTTTTGGCCCCGGCGGGCGGCATGGCCCAGCTGAAAACGGCGCTGCGCTTCGGGGCGGACGCCGTCTATTTGGCGTGCGACCGCTTCGGCATGCGCCAGCGGGCCGACAACTTCACGTTGCCCCAGGTCAAAGAAGCGGTTGAGCTGGCCCACGGCCAGGGTGCGAAAGTGTTCGTCACGCTGAACACCCTTATGGACGACGATGACGTCGAAGCGCTGCCGGAATACTTGGAGGCGCTTGCCGACGCCCGCGTCGATGCGTTCATCGTGAGCGACCTGGGCGCGTTTTCCCTGGCCCAGCGCTATGCGCCGACGGTCGACCTGCACGTCAGCACGCAGGCGAGCGTTGCGAACGCCGAAGCGGCTCGCCGCTGGCACGACATGGGGGCCGTGCGCGTCGTGTGTGCCCGGGAAATGAGCCTCGACGCCATTGCGACCCTTCGCGCCAAGGCGCCGGCAACGCTGGAGATAGAGGCGTTCGTGCACGGGGCCATGTGCATGGCGGTTTCCGGCCGATGTCTCATCAGCTCCGCGATGACCGGGCGTTCTGGCAACAAGGGGCACTGCACGCAGCCGTGCCGTTGGAGCTATGCGCTCGTGGAGGAAACGCGTCCCAACGTGTTCTATCCCATTGAAGAAGACGTGCGGGGCACCTATGTCATGAACGCCCAAGACCTCAACATGCTTGAACATCTTGACGAGCTTGCCTGCGCCGGCGTCGACTCCATCAAGATAGAAGGCCGCAACAAGCGCTCGTTCTACGTCGCTACCGTCGTGCATGCCTATCGCCAGGTGCTCGACGGCGCCGACCCGGCCCAGGTCGCACCCGAGCTGTACACCATTTCGCACCGTCCCTACGGCACGGGCTTCTACTTCGGCCGGCCCGACCAGTCTCCCGAGCGAGACGGCTACGTCAAGGAATGCCTGCATGCGGCCACGGTGACCGACTGCCGCGCGAACGGCGACGGCTCCTTTCGCATCGAGGCCGTCTGCCACAACCGCTTCTTTCCCGGCGCCGAGCTCGAGCTGCTCTCTCCGCGCCAATCCGTTGAGGCGCTGCGTCCGCAAGGCGTCTGCTGGCTGCCGCGCGACCCCGAAACGGGCGCCACGCTGCCGCCGGTGCCCGTCGAAGTCGCCAACCGGGCTGCCGAGCGCTACGCCTTCACGAGCCCCATCCCCGCAGAAGCGGGCGATTTTCTGCGTTCGCGTATCGATCCGTAG
- a CDS encoding P-loop NTPase: protein MAECNSNCGSCSVEGCGDRTQAGPTTIEPNEQSNIKHVVGVVSGKGGVGKSLVTSLLASEMSKRGFKVAILDADVTGPSIPKAFGIANPLTADMSTGAIIPAQSQGGVKVVSTNLMLREDDMPVAWRGPVVSNVVKQFFNEVNWGDVDYMFVDMPPGTSDVLLTVFQSLPIDGIVTVSAPQELVAMIVGKAVNLAHSMDVDVLGLVENMAYYECDECGKRHHIFGEPQGEAVAAKYEIPAYATLPLDPNFARLCDEGKVEEYDVKDALDAIVDKIEAAGKKEDAE, encoded by the coding sequence ATGGCTGAATGCAATTCCAACTGCGGAAGCTGCAGCGTCGAAGGCTGCGGCGACCGCACCCAGGCAGGCCCCACCACCATCGAGCCGAACGAGCAGTCGAACATCAAGCATGTCGTCGGCGTGGTATCCGGCAAGGGCGGCGTCGGAAAATCGCTGGTCACAAGCTTGCTTGCCAGCGAAATGTCCAAGCGCGGCTTCAAGGTCGCCATCCTGGACGCCGACGTGACCGGCCCGTCCATCCCGAAGGCGTTCGGCATTGCCAATCCGCTGACCGCCGACATGTCCACCGGCGCCATCATCCCCGCCCAGTCGCAAGGCGGCGTGAAGGTGGTTTCCACCAACCTGATGCTGCGCGAAGACGACATGCCCGTCGCCTGGCGCGGCCCGGTCGTCTCCAACGTCGTCAAGCAGTTCTTCAACGAAGTGAACTGGGGCGACGTTGACTACATGTTCGTCGACATGCCTCCGGGAACCTCCGACGTGCTGCTCACCGTCTTCCAGTCGCTGCCCATCGACGGCATCGTCACCGTGTCGGCTCCGCAGGAGCTTGTGGCCATGATCGTCGGCAAGGCCGTGAATCTGGCACATTCCATGGACGTCGACGTGCTGGGCCTCGTCGAGAACATGGCCTACTACGAATGCGACGAATGCGGCAAGCGCCACCACATCTTCGGCGAGCCTCAGGGCGAGGCCGTTGCCGCGAAGTACGAGATTCCGGCCTACGCCACGCTGCCCCTTGACCCGAACTTCGCGCGCCTGTGCGACGAAGGCAAGGTCGAAGAGTACGACGTGAAAGACGCGCTCGACGCAATCGTCGACAAGATCGAAGCCGCCGGCAAGAAAGAAGACGCCGAATAA
- the fusA gene encoding elongation factor G gives MAAPATEHVRNIVLVGQDGAGKTSLAEAMLHVSGRTARMGTTHDGKSYLDYDDEEIRRRFTIGTSIAPIPYKDYKINLLDTSGHPDFIGDTLATMQAAEMAMFVVDAVAGPQVMTTKLWREAEGMRLSRCVFINHIDRENANFDMAMAQLHARFGSRLGAVTIPIGEDADFRGVIDIIRMKARYFDQDGTSERIEDIPADFADTAQDARDKLCDLVAEADDELMMKYLEGEEQLTQEELESLLDKAIAQELFIPVFVGSTIIEQGIQGIMEDIASYFPHPRHHGRFRLANGEETLVNEHGEPAGFVFKTAADPYVGRLSFIKVISGVLEPGMELINARTGKKDRIGHIYVMMGKETNDVKSAKAGDIVVVPKLTEVKTGDTLSKSGEMAIDPLPLPTPQYPVAIEAVNKKDEDKLGTFLSRVVDTDPTVTVTRSEETHQTLVTAMGETQVETLLARLKEQTGVEAKLVPVRIPYRETIRKQAEAQGRHKKQTGGSGQFGDCFLRLAPNPGMGYEFLDEIKGGAIPNGLIPAVDKGVQDAMKEGFLAGYPMVDIKCTVFDGSYHAVDSNEMAFKTAARIGFRACCEKADPVILEPMANLAVTVTEDYAGPVMGDISTRRGRIVGTDSNDAGETIIKVRVPYAEVVSYTKDLRSITRGSGSYVIELEGYEQAPGDVQKKLVDAYQAARAAN, from the coding sequence ATGGCAGCTCCTGCTACCGAACACGTGCGAAACATCGTGCTCGTAGGCCAAGACGGCGCCGGCAAGACATCGCTCGCCGAGGCGATGCTGCACGTCTCTGGGCGTACCGCTCGCATGGGAACGACCCACGACGGGAAATCCTATCTCGACTACGACGACGAGGAGATCCGGCGCAGGTTCACCATCGGCACCTCTATCGCCCCCATTCCGTACAAGGACTACAAGATCAACCTCCTTGACACGTCGGGCCATCCGGACTTCATCGGCGACACGCTGGCCACCATGCAGGCGGCCGAAATGGCCATGTTCGTGGTCGACGCCGTGGCCGGCCCCCAGGTCATGACGACGAAGTTGTGGCGCGAGGCCGAGGGCATGCGCCTTTCTCGCTGCGTGTTCATCAACCACATCGACCGAGAGAACGCCAATTTCGACATGGCCATGGCGCAGCTCCATGCCCGCTTCGGCTCCCGTCTGGGCGCGGTCACCATTCCCATCGGCGAGGACGCCGACTTCCGCGGCGTCATCGACATCATTCGCATGAAGGCCCGCTACTTCGACCAGGACGGCACGTCCGAGCGCATCGAAGACATTCCGGCCGACTTCGCCGACACGGCGCAAGACGCCCGCGACAAGCTGTGCGACCTCGTTGCCGAAGCCGACGACGAGCTGATGATGAAGTATCTGGAAGGCGAAGAGCAGCTGACGCAGGAAGAGCTTGAAAGCCTGCTTGACAAGGCCATTGCCCAAGAGCTGTTCATTCCGGTCTTTGTGGGATCGACCATCATCGAGCAGGGCATCCAGGGCATCATGGAAGACATCGCCTCCTACTTCCCGCATCCGCGTCACCACGGCCGCTTCCGCCTGGCCAACGGCGAGGAAACGCTGGTGAACGAGCACGGCGAGCCGGCCGGCTTCGTGTTCAAGACCGCGGCAGACCCCTATGTGGGCCGCCTGAGCTTCATCAAGGTCATCTCCGGCGTTCTTGAGCCGGGCATGGAGCTCATCAACGCGCGTACGGGCAAGAAGGATCGCATTGGGCACATCTACGTCATGATGGGCAAGGAAACCAACGACGTGAAGAGCGCCAAGGCCGGCGACATCGTCGTCGTTCCGAAGCTTACCGAGGTCAAGACTGGCGACACGCTTTCCAAGTCGGGCGAGATGGCCATCGATCCGCTGCCGCTGCCGACGCCGCAGTATCCGGTCGCGATCGAAGCCGTCAACAAGAAGGACGAGGACAAGCTCGGCACGTTCCTGTCGCGTGTGGTCGACACCGATCCCACGGTGACGGTGACCCGCAGCGAAGAGACGCACCAGACGCTCGTCACGGCCATGGGCGAAACCCAGGTGGAAACGCTGCTCGCCCGCCTGAAGGAGCAGACCGGCGTCGAAGCCAAGCTCGTTCCGGTGCGCATTCCGTATCGCGAGACCATCCGCAAGCAGGCCGAGGCGCAGGGCCGCCACAAGAAACAGACCGGCGGCTCCGGCCAGTTCGGCGACTGCTTCTTGCGCCTTGCTCCGAACCCGGGCATGGGCTATGAGTTTCTTGACGAAATCAAGGGCGGCGCCATTCCCAACGGCCTTATCCCGGCCGTCGACAAGGGCGTGCAAGACGCCATGAAGGAAGGCTTCTTGGCGGGATACCCCATGGTCGACATCAAGTGCACGGTGTTCGACGGCTCCTACCATGCGGTCGACTCCAACGAAATGGCGTTCAAGACCGCGGCCCGCATCGGCTTCCGCGCGTGCTGCGAGAAGGCCGACCCGGTCATCTTGGAGCCTATGGCGAACCTGGCCGTCACGGTGACGGAGGACTACGCCGGCCCGGTCATGGGCGACATCTCCACGCGTCGCGGCCGCATCGTCGGCACCGACTCCAACGACGCCGGTGAGACCATCATCAAGGTGCGCGTGCCGTACGCCGAAGTGGTGTCCTACACCAAGGACCTGCGCTCCATCACGCGCGGCTCCGGCTCGTACGTCATCGAGCTTGAGGGCTACGAGCAAGCGCCTGGCGACGTGCAGAAGAAGCTTGTCGACGCCTACCAGGCGGCGCGTGCGGCGAACTAA